Proteins from one bacterium genomic window:
- the hemB gene encoding porphobilinogen synthase, which yields MPAVRLRRLRKDKAVRDWISQTELRPKDIILPYFVVEGKNVKEPIKSMPGVYHLSIHNLLKDITEAQKAGIESILLFGIPETKDEIGSQAYRKNGVVQKAIKAIKKEFKDLIVITDVCLCGYTSHGHCGIVKNKSIDNDATLEVLVEIALSHAEAGADFAAPSTMMDGQVRAIRESLDKGGFKDVGILAYSAKYASNFYGPFREALDSAPEFGDRKTYQMDYRNSDEALREVKQDIDEGADIVMVKPALAYLDIIYRAKEKFNIPIAAYNVSGEYSMIKKVSAGDKTRERDLALEVLTSIKRAGADLIISYFGKKVGKWLR from the coding sequence ATGCCGGCTGTTAGACTAAGAAGATTGAGAAAAGATAAGGCTGTCAGAGACTGGATTAGCCAAACAGAGCTTCGTCCTAAAGATATTATTCTGCCATATTTTGTTGTTGAAGGTAAGAATGTAAAAGAGCCTATTAAATCTATGCCAGGAGTTTATCATTTATCCATTCATAATTTGCTTAAAGATATAACGGAAGCGCAAAAAGCTGGGATAGAATCTATTCTTTTATTTGGAATTCCTGAGACAAAAGATGAAATAGGATCTCAAGCCTATAGAAAGAATGGAGTTGTCCAGAAGGCCATTAAGGCAATAAAAAAAGAATTTAAGGATTTAATTGTTATAACCGACGTTTGTCTTTGCGGATATACTTCTCATGGACACTGCGGAATAGTTAAGAATAAAAGCATAGATAATGATGCTACTTTGGAAGTTTTAGTGGAGATTGCTCTATCTCATGCAGAGGCAGGAGCAGATTTTGCAGCTCCTTCAACAATGATGGATGGACAGGTTAGGGCAATAAGAGAAAGTCTAGATAAAGGTGGATTTAAAGATGTAGGGATATTGGCATATTCAGCTAAATATGCATCAAATTTCTATGGGCCATTTAGAGAGGCATTGGATTCAGCGCCCGAGTTCGGAGACAGAAAGACCTATCAAATGGACTACAGAAACTCAGACGAGGCCCTAAGAGAGGTTAAGCAAGATATAGATGAAGGTGCAGATATAGTTATGGTTAAACCTGCTTTAGCCTATTTGGATATTATCTATAGAGCAAAAGAGAAATTTAATATTCCTATTGCCGCCTATAATGTGAGCGGGGAATACAGTATGATTAAGAAAGTTTCGGCTGGTGATAAAACCAGAGAAAGAGACTTGGCGCTTGAAGTTCTTACTTCTATAAAAAGAGCAGGAGCAGATTTAATTATCAGTTATTTTGGAAAAAAGGTCGGAAAATGGCTACGTTAA
- a CDS encoding arsenate reductase ArsC, producing the protein MKILFVCVENACRSQMAEGIFNHLVKGKHNAFSAGVSLAGRVNPLAIEVMGEIGIDVSNQKPKLIDIETVKDMDKAISMGCIDSCPAIKIDENWEIEDPKDKGIEKFREVREIICQKVKDLIQRIENEDT; encoded by the coding sequence ATGAAGATATTATTTGTCTGTGTGGAAAATGCCTGCCGTAGCCAGATGGCGGAAGGCATCTTTAATCATTTGGTGAAAGGTAAACATAATGCTTTTAGTGCAGGTGTTTCTTTAGCCGGCAGGGTAAATCCTTTGGCAATAGAAGTTATGGGAGAGATAGGCATTGATGTTTCAAACCAGAAGCCAAAATTAATAGATATTGAGACAGTAAAGGATATGGATAAAGCGATTTCAATGGGATGTATAGATAGTTGTCCGGCAATCAAGATAGATGAAAATTGGGAGATAGAAGATCCGAAAGATAAGGGAATAGAAAAGTTTCGTGAAGTAAGGGAAATAATTTGCCAGAAAGTAAAGGATTTGATACAGAGGATAGAGAATGAAGACACATAA
- the hemL gene encoding glutamate-1-semialdehyde 2,1-aminomutase, whose protein sequence is MATLNLAKNLLDEAKKYIPGGVNSPVRSFKAVGGYPVFVKEAKGAKIYGECGREFVDYCLSWGALILGHAHPKVVEALRKAIEKGTGFGAPTKLETELAKLIVEAVPSIEQVRLTNSGTEAVMSAVRLARAYTKKNKIIKFEGSYHGHVDYLLVKGGSGQATLGIPDSLGVPKDFTKHTIVLPFNNIRKVQEIAEKYHKDLAVIIVEPVTGNSGVILPNSGFLQALRKIANKYNTVLIFDEVITGFRLSYSGAQGYFNVKPDLTCLGKVVGGGLPVGAFGGKKKIMQLLAPLGGVYQAGTLSGNPIAVTAGIATLKTLKKTNPYKVLEKKTKELCEGIKARADKYNIKLKVNYIGSLFSIFFTDKDVKDYRTAKMQDIHLFKRFYHGLLKEGVYFSPSGFEANFLSTVHSKEDINKTLKLVDEILKKLRRQ, encoded by the coding sequence ATGGCTACGTTAAACTTAGCAAAAAATTTATTAGATGAAGCAAAAAAATATATCCCTGGAGGCGTAAACAGTCCTGTTCGTTCGTTTAAAGCTGTAGGGGGATACCCCGTTTTCGTAAAAGAGGCGAAGGGTGCAAAAATTTATGGTGAATGCGGAAGAGAATTTGTCGATTATTGCCTTTCTTGGGGCGCATTGATTTTGGGGCATGCCCATCCAAAGGTTGTGGAAGCTCTAAGGAAGGCTATAGAAAAAGGGACGGGTTTTGGTGCTCCAACGAAATTAGAAACAGAACTAGCTAAACTTATCGTGGAGGCTGTTCCTTCAATTGAGCAAGTCAGATTAACGAATTCCGGGACAGAGGCAGTAATGAGTGCGGTAAGACTTGCAAGGGCATATACAAAAAAAAATAAGATTATAAAATTTGAAGGCTCATATCATGGCCATGTGGATTATCTTTTGGTAAAAGGTGGCTCAGGGCAAGCTACATTAGGAATACCAGATAGTCTGGGTGTGCCAAAAGATTTTACTAAACATACGATTGTGCTTCCATTTAACAATATAAGGAAGGTTCAGGAGATAGCAGAGAAATACCATAAGGATCTGGCAGTAATAATTGTTGAACCAGTAACAGGAAACTCCGGTGTCATTTTACCAAACTCTGGATTTTTACAAGCTTTAAGAAAAATTGCTAATAAGTATAATACAGTGTTAATATTTGATGAGGTAATTACTGGTTTTAGACTTTCTTATAGTGGAGCGCAAGGGTATTTCAATGTAAAACCGGATTTAACCTGCCTGGGAAAGGTTGTCGGAGGAGGGTTACCAGTTGGCGCTTTTGGGGGAAAGAAAAAGATAATGCAACTTCTGGCACCTCTGGGAGGTGTGTATCAAGCAGGCACATTGTCAGGCAATCCAATTGCAGTTACAGCAGGCATAGCTACTTTAAAGACACTGAAGAAAACTAATCCCTACAAGGTGTTAGAGAAAAAGACAAAAGAATTGTGTGAAGGGATAAAGGCAAGAGCTGATAAATATAACATAAAATTGAAGGTTAATTATATTGGCTCGCTGTTTAGTATATTTTTTACAGACAAAGATGTAAAAGATTATAGAACAGCAAAAATGCAAGATATACATTTATTTAAAAGATTTTATCATGGTTTATTAAAAGAAGGAGTCTATTTTTCTCCTTCAGGATTTGAGGCGAATTTTTTATCTACTGTACATAGCAAAGAGGATATAAATAAAACTTTAAAATTAGTCGATGAAATATTGAAAAAATTAAGGAGGCAATAA
- the cobA gene encoding uroporphyrinogen-III C-methyltransferase produces MKTHKVYLVGAGPGRPDLITVRGLNILRETDVVIYDYLVDKRLFDEVKEGAELICCDQLGKSRYSDGFLKAQDNINNLMIRKAKEGKKVIRLKNGDPSIFGRFSQELKTLVKNKIEFEVVPGVTAASAASCLGGIPLTDRRFASSCVFVTGHEDPKKRISLIDWGSLAKSGTIILYMAVENLENIVEKVLKAGKDKDTPVAIVQDASLPTQKVFTGILRDIVAKAKREKIKPPAIVIIGEVAELEKKFNWLKRNKRILFTGLSKERFFTKDIYFHLPLIKIEPMKDYEEFDNYLKNIKDFNWIVFEAAMG; encoded by the coding sequence ATGAAGACACATAAGGTCTACTTAGTTGGTGCAGGTCCGGGCAGACCTGATTTGATAACTGTAAGAGGATTGAATATCCTTAGAGAGACAGATGTGGTTATTTATGATTATCTTGTTGATAAAAGACTTTTTGATGAGGTGAAAGAGGGGGCTGAATTAATATGTTGCGACCAGTTAGGCAAAAGCAGATACTCTGATGGCTTCTTGAAGGCACAGGATAATATAAATAATTTAATGATTAGAAAAGCTAAAGAAGGCAAGAAAGTAATAAGGCTTAAGAATGGAGATCCTTCTATATTTGGTAGATTTTCACAGGAATTAAAAACATTAGTTAAAAATAAAATAGAATTTGAGGTCGTTCCCGGAGTTACCGCAGCAAGCGCTGCCTCTTGTTTAGGCGGCATTCCTCTCACTGATAGAAGGTTTGCCTCTAGCTGTGTTTTTGTTACTGGACACGAGGACCCAAAAAAGAGAATAAGCCTTATTGATTGGGGTAGCCTGGCAAAAAGTGGTACAATAATTTTGTATATGGCAGTAGAGAACTTGGAGAATATTGTTGAAAAGGTGCTTAAAGCTGGGAAAGATAAAGATACGCCTGTAGCCATAGTTCAGGATGCGAGTTTACCAACACAGAAAGTTTTTACTGGCATTCTGAGGGATATTGTGGCAAAGGCAAAAAGGGAGAAAATAAAACCGCCTGCCATAGTTATAATTGGCGAAGTGGCAGAATTAGAAAAGAAATTCAACTGGCTAAAGAGAAATAAGCGAATTTTATTCACGGGGCTGTCCAAGGAGAGATTTTTTACAAAAGACATTTATTTCCATCTTCCCCTAATTAAGATAGAACCTATGAAGGACTACGAGGAGTTTGATAATTATTTAAAGAATATTAAAGATTTCAACTGGATAGTCTTTGAAGCCGCTATGGGGTAG